The nucleotide sequence NNNNNNNNNNNNNNNNNNNNNNNNNNNNNNNNNNNNNNNNNNNNNNNNNNNNNNNNNNNNNNNNNNNNNNNNNNNNNNNNNNNNNNNNNNNNNNNNNNNNNNNNNNNNNNNNNNNNNNNNNNNNNNNNNNNNNNNNNNNNNNNNNNNNNNNNNNNNNNNNNNNNNNNNNNNNNNNNNNNNNNNNNNNNNNNNNNNNNNNNNNNNNNNNNNNNNNNNNNNNNNNNNNNNNNNNNNNNNNNNNNNNNNNNNNNNNNNNNNNNNNNNNNNNNNNNNNNNNNNNNNNNNNNNNNNNNNNNNNNNNNNNNNNNNNNNNNNNNNNNNNNNNNNNNNNNNNNNNNNNNNNNNNNNNNNNNNNNNNNNNNNNNNNNNNNNNNNNNNNNNNNNNNNNNNNNNNNNNNNNNNNNNNNNNNNNNNNNNNNNNNNNNNNNNNNNNNNNNNNNNNNNNNNNNNNNNNNNNNNNNNNNNNNNNNNNNNNNNNNNNNNNNNNNNNNNNNNNNNNNNNNNNNNNNNTTAATTTGTAAATGAAAAAAAGAATGAGAATTAAAAttctcaaaaaaaatttaaatcatttattttttatttattttaaaataaaaaatttaatttttgaataaattctaattcataaattttcaaataaaCTCTGAATTATCATTACAAGTATTAGACATAATGTTGGAGCATATTTTAAAAAAAGCATCCCTTTAATTTGTTTTGTGTGTTGCAGGGAATCATAAAAGAAGAGCAAATGGATGCTTTCAACATCCCACAATACACACCGTCCCCATCGGAAGTGAAACTTGAAGTTGAAAGCGAAGGATCCTTCACCATCAACCGCCTAGAGGTGTCTGAAGTGAATTGGAATGCTTTTGAAAACAATTGGAACGCCATGGATTTCGAATCGGAAGAATCCGAATCACTCAGCGATGGCGGATACAATGTGGCGCAGTGCATGAGAGCCGTTGCTGAACCCTTGCTGGTTAGCCACTTCGGTGAAGATATCATTGAATACGTGTTTAGTCGCTACCAGAAGCTCTTAACTGACCGTATGTCTAAGGAGAAGACCAAGTTTTTCAACGTCACTGTATCGTTGACCAGGAACGCATGAACAACAATCCCTTTCTTCACAAAATAAGGAGGAAATTCACCTACAGTTTGTCTTCTTATaaacaattaataattaaaaataattaatcaaaTGTTATTAAATTATTCAACTGTACGtgagttttcttttcaaaatagtATTATCAAATTGTATTTTCTTTATGGATAAATTATCAATATTATAATGCTTTTCGAGAATTAATATTGGTTTGtgtatttctatttattttaaaaactcGTTATAAACAGTACTGAAAGAAAAAGATATAAATAAGTGGATCTTTATTTATTTAGCATCCACTTTCTTATATTGTTTTAGTTTTATGTTTATTTCGAGCACCTAAAATGAATACAAATATCGATAATGGgagtatttttatgtttttttttaagtACTTAGCTGCAAAATGAGGTACTTGCTCAGCACCCTGGCTAAAGGACAGTGTGTTCTCAAACAAAATTATTTATGTGTACACTATATTATGTAATTATAATGAATTGTATTTCATCCTTTTCGTTTTTTTCACTTGcaaattaataaaaagaaaaaaaaaaaatacgtcCTCAACTTTTTATTTAAAGATAAATTCATCctttaaaattaaaagatataaaattatttttcaactatTCAAATTCGTGACATTGAGATTCTTACATCTATTTGAATATGAAAATACTATAGGATTATTTGACGTAGATGTCGTAGTCTATTACGGTGCTGACCTAGCATTTACAACAAAATTTGAGAACAAATAGATCTTCATACGGTCATTTTCAGTGTGGTTCAAGTATTATTTTCTTATTCAAATTTCATTctcataaaaattaaatatatttaagaGGAAGGTAATAATTGAAATAATAATANNNNNNNNNNNNNNNNNNNNNNNNNNNNNNNNtgaaattaaatttatttaaaaataattttttaaattttaaactaaaCATAAGAATATAATATTTCtatctttaaatttttagaaattctTTATAATTTTTTCAACCACACACATATAAGTTGATAAGAGATGGGTGGAGAGAGcggaagagagggagagggagcagACGAGGGTAGAGTTTTCGGAAGCACAAGAATAGCGGATGGCGAAGGGGGTGGCGACCAGGAAGGTAACGGAGAGAGGGTGGAGATTCATGTCTCAAGGTTGGCGGATGAGTCTTGGAAAGGGAAGAACGTCATGGAGGCCGGGGAAGGGTCTGGCAGGTCTCATGATAAGGCCTTTGAGGGAGATATTGGGCAAGCTACACCACAGAGTATGAGAGATGCAGAGAAGAGAGCAAAGGGTAAGGAACCTCTTAAGGTGTCCTTTAGAGACAAGGTTGTGGGAGAAATCTCAGCTAGAGTTTCTCATGTGGCAGATGCTCTAGATGCGGATAGGATGGCTACGATCAAAGACGGGGAGATTCCCTAGCGTAGAATTCACAGAGGAAGCTAGGGAGATTCTCTCTGCTCCCTATAGGGATGCCATCATCATCAAAGTTCTTGGCAAATCTTTCAGCTATACTGCTATCACTCACAAGTTTAGAGGAGTCTGGAGAACCAAAggtggttatgaggttttggacGTTGGTTTtggttatttcctcatcaagtttGACTTATGGGAGGATAGAGAGAGAGTTCTTCTGGGCGGTCCGTGGATGATAGCGGGAAACTATGTGGCGGTAAAGCCGTGGTGCCCTTCTTTCCATCTGTGTGAGGATTTCTTTGGATCCATTTTAGTTTGGATAAGAATCATCGGACTTAGCATATGGTATTATAGTGAGAAGGCTATCTTAAACATAGCGAGAGCGGTGGGAAAGCCGATTAAGGTTGATTTAGCCACCAAGTCAGCTGAGCGTGGAAAATATGCAAGAGCGTGCATCCAAATCAATCTCGGCCAATCTGTGATACGCAAGATTCTGGTTGATGGCTTTGAATACGCCATAGAATATGAGAACCTGCATCTCATTTGCGGAAAATGCAATTGCTTTGGGCATGTGACTCGGGATTGTGAGAAGACAAAGGGGGAGGAAGAGACTCTACCGGTGGAAAAGACTGCCGCGCCGGCACGGAAGGAACAGGATGGGGAAGAAGACAAGCCATCATCAACCACCACGGTTAAACCGGCGGAGAAAATGGTGCAccagaattttgaatttgaaaatgcaGGAGTCAATGCTGCGTTGAATGTGGAACAAGCAGATCTTGTGCAGGGAACGTTGCATGAGATTTTGGAAGATATTAATGCACCTATTGATGGGGAATGGACTACGGTTACTAAAAAAGGAAAAGCTAAGATAGGCTAAAAAAGGCTTTATTCTTAGAAGGCCCAATATTGATATGAAACCAACCCGGGTTAGTAAGGGCCCATTATTAGCTAATAGAGAGGTCAAGAAGCCTGCTCCAACAGACAAGGCAACACACAGAGAGAAACCTTCCTTTCTTGGGAGCTCTTTGAGAGTGAGCAAAGGGAGCGTGGCACCTGTTCTCTCGACACCGAACATTAATTCGAACCACAAGAGAAGGAGACCTCCCTCTCTGCAGAGTTCACCAACCGATCATGTCGGTGAAGACAAGCAAGATGAGACCAAGCAGGAAGGAAGTGCTGTTCTGGAGGGAACTGCCAAAATGGGAGACAGAGGACCCTCGATGTGAGAGGTGGGAGTTGCCATTCCATCATCAAGCTGGGTTCTTATGGTTAGTGATTTTATGAACTTGATCAGTTGGAATGTGAGAGGAGCATCAAACAAGATGGCTCGGGTTCACTACAAAGAATTGGTAAGACGATTTAATCCTACTTATGTTATTCTTGTAGAGACACATGTTGCATTTAGTTCTATGAATTTTTTTGGGGAAAGCTTGGGTTTTCTTCCGATTGGAATAGTGGAAGCTAGTGGGCATAAAGGGGGTATATGATTTTTGTCATCTGATGTTAAAGATAAATATAGAGTGATTGCTACCATGGAACAATGTCATACTATAGAAATTGCTAGCGGAGGTAGGAGTTGGGTTTGTAGCGCGGTTTACGGTAGTCCTCAACCGGCAACCCGAGGGGATCTGTGGAATCATCTCTTAGCTCTTGAAGCTTCTGTTCAGATTCCTTGGCTTGTCACAGGAGATTTTAATGAAATTCTGAGTTCTCCAGAGGTGAAAGTGGACCTCTACAATGCCAATCGTAGCAATTACTTCTCTAATGTGCTGGATGCTTGTAATTTGTTTGATCTGGTAACAGTGGGCAGAAAGTTTTACATGGTTCAGGAGGGTCCAGGGTAACAGGGAAGTGGCTAAGAAATTGAACAGAGCGTGTAGTAACAGTAGCTGGAGGTTCATGTTTCCTGAAGCTTTCACAGAGGTGCTGAGTCGGTTGCATTCGGATCATTGCCCTTTGCTTATTCGATGCTTGGGAGCCCCAGCCAAAAAAAGTGGAAGGCCGTTCAGATTCCAGGCTGCATGGGCCACTCACCCTTCCTATAAAGGTGTTATTCATCAAGCTTGGAATGGTACTTGCACCCACCCTCATGGCAAGCTTCGGAGAGTCCAACAGGCTTCACAAGATTTCAATTCTCGTGTTTTTGGGAACAGTTTTGTCAAGAAAAGAAATCTTGAAAGCAAGCTCGATGATTTGCAAAAAAGATTGGAATCTAGTGACGAGGCTGCTCTTAAAGAGGAGAAATGTAGGTACAAGGAGGAATATATAACTTGGTCCTAGCCCAGGAGAAAATGCTCTGGTTCCAGAGGACCCGGGAGCAATGAGTAAGATTTGGTGACAGAAATACGAAGTTTTTTCATATGCAGACTATTATTAGATGGAAAGCAAACAAAATTCATGGGCTCTTTGTGAGTGATGGGTCTTAGTCCTCTGATTAGAAACTTCTCCAGAAGGAGGCGTTGGCATTTTATAAAACTCTCTTTTGTTCCACTGAACTGGTGGAGGTGGACTGTCTAGGAGATTTTCCAAAGCCCTCACTTAGCCATGAGGTTTGTGAGAATCTCTTAAAGCCAGTCACGTTGTTGGaatactacaagaaaatggagtatttgtaacaaaaattttgtatcaaatttaaaattgttacaaaaaaataattttttgtaataataattggtGATTGTTACAGaagaataatgttttgtaacaacattacaagttgttacaaaacatgctaatattttgtaacaacctaACTTttgttgttacaaattatgtttgTTTTTGTAACGATCTGTTGTTTTGTTatgaaatattataa is from Arachis ipaensis cultivar K30076 chromosome B01, Araip1.1, whole genome shotgun sequence and encodes:
- the LOC107646618 gene encoding uncharacterized protein LOC107646618, whose product is MGGESGREGEGADEGRVFGSTRIADGEGGGDQEGNGERVEIHVSRLADESWKGKNVMEAGEGSGRSHDKAFEGDIGQATPQSMRDAEKRAKGWLRSKTGRFPSVEFTEEAREILSAPYRDAIIIKVLGKSFSYTAITHKFRGVWRTKGGYEVLDVGFGYFLIKFDLWEDRERVLLGGPWMIAGNYVAVKPWCPSFHLCEDFFGSILVWIRIIGLSIWYYSEKAILNIARAVGKPIKVDLATKSAERGKYARACIQINLGQSVIRKILVDGFEYAIEYENLHLICGKCNCFGHVTRDCEKTKGEEETLPVEKTAAPARKEQDGEEDKPSSTTTVKPAEKMVHQNFEFENAGVNAALNVEQADLVQGTLHEILEDINAPIDGEWTTVTKKGKAKIG